From Tripterygium wilfordii isolate XIE 37 chromosome 13, ASM1340144v1, whole genome shotgun sequence, the proteins below share one genomic window:
- the LOC120012998 gene encoding poly [ADP-ribose] polymerase tankyrase-2, producing the protein MTRPTLVANTVTRLLRSGRRIQETKISSGKMAVPGRRNGLMDDEEDEGLFEEDGIMDDLESDTPPHLRDLAAAVELGDIDALRNALDNLNGSIDEPVEDGDTALHLTCLYGHLPCVQLLLERGANLEARDEDGGIPLHDACAGGFAEIVQHLITRANSPERVTRMLESVDAEGDTPLHHAARGEHVGVIRLLLAAGSSPTRANISGKIPSELADPDSEARRVLEAAAGAMPSQ; encoded by the exons ATGACCAGACCAACACTTGTCGCTAACACCGTTACACGCCTATTGAGAAGTGGAAGGAGAATTCAAGAAACGAAAATCTCATCGGGAAAAATGGCAGTACCCGGGAGGAGGAACGGTCTAATGGACGACGAAGAAGACGAAGGTCTTTTCGAAGAAGATGGAATAATGGACGACCTTGAATCCGACACGCCACCTCACCTCCGTGACCTCGCGGCCGCAGTGGAGCTCGGCGACATCGATGCCCTCCGGAACGCCCTAG ATAATTTGAATGGTAGCATTGATGAACCTGTTGAAGATGGTGACACTGCTCTTCATTTGACCTGTTTATATGGTCATTTGCCTTGTGTACAG CTACTCTTGGAAAGGGGTGCAAACTTGGAGGCTCGGGATGAAGATGGGGGAATTCCTTTGCATGATGCTTGTGCAGGAG GATTTGCTGAGATAGTTCAACATCTAATTACTAGGGCTAACAGTCCAGAGCGTGTGACAAGGATGCTTGAATCAGTTGATGCGGAGGGTGATACA CCTCTTCATCATGCTGCAAGAGGTGAACATGTGGGTGTTATAAGGTTGTTACTGGCAGCTGGCTCTTCACCAACGAGAGCGAATATATCTGGAAAG ATCCCAAGTGAGCTTGCCGATCCAGATTCAGAGGCAAGGAGAGTTTTGGAAGCTGCCGCTGGAGCAATGCCAAGCCAGTAG
- the LOC120012999 gene encoding ras-related protein RABE1c-like isoform X1 — translation MAATQTRARADYDHLIKLLLIGDSGVGKSCLLLRFSDDSFTTSFITTIGIDFKIRTVELDGKRIKLQIWDTAGQERFRTITTAYYRGAMGILLVYDVTDEASFNNIRNWIRNIEQHASDNVNKILVGNKADMDESRRAVPTSRGQALADEYGIKFFETSAKTNFNVEQVFFTIARDIKQRLVETDSKAEPQTIKISKPDVAQGAAAAPAKSACCS, via the exons ATGGCGGCTACGCAGACTAGAGCTCGTGCCGATTATGATCACCTTATCAAGCTTCTTCTCATCGGCGATAGCG GGGTAGGAAAAAGCTGTCTGCTATTACGCTTCTCAGATGATTCTTTCACAACAAGTTTCATTACTACCATTGG GATTGATTTCAAGATTAGGACAGTTGAGCTTGATGGGAAGCGCATCAAGCTGCAAATATGGGATACTGCTGGCCAAGAGCGTTTTCGGACAATTACTACTG CTTATTACAGGGGAGCAATGGGCATATTGCTAGTCTATGACGTAACGGACGAGGCATCCTTCAATA ACATCAGGAACTGGATCAGGAATATCGAGCAGCATGCATCTGATAATGTCAATAAGATATTGGTCGGTAACAAAGCTGACATGGATGAAAGCAGGAGG GCTGTCCCAACATCAAGAGGCCAGGCATTAGCTGATGAATATGGtatcaaattttttgaaact AGTGCAAAAACAAATTTCAATGTGGAGCAGGTTTTCTTCACCATCGCTAGAGACATAAAGCAGAGACTTGTTGAGACCGATTCTAAGGCAGAG CCTCAAACTATCAAGATTAGCAAACCAGATGTTGCCCAAGGCGCTGCTGCTGCTCCAGCAAAGTCAGCATGTTGTTCTTGA
- the LOC120012997 gene encoding zinc finger protein ZAT5-like: protein MEMMMAAQDQELNQIIRGKRTKRLRSPLALAITCSSSSGSGDQIEGESSGFTDNNNTEEEEDMASCLILLAQGSHDHNRKSSPQIATTTTSDVKFRFGLEAYQCKTCDRCFSSFQALGGHRASHKKHKAEDKKVCAENQFNNKKMNMRTSLSLQTWKSNGKVHECSVCGAEFSSGQALGGHMRRHRTIVNGGGGDGGGSGPSTTLSLDSSSHEMESRELAKKPRKTSITNLQLDLNLPAAAAEDIDPDDFRFGSEEQVIVFSASPLVDCHY from the coding sequence ATGGAAATGATGATGGCAGCTCAAGATCAGGAACTCAATCAGATCATTCGAGGCAAGCGGACTAAGCGATTGAGGTCTCCGCTCGCGTTGGCAATTACTTGTAGCTCGTCAAGCGGCAGTGGGGATCAAATTGAAGGTGAAAGTTCAGGATTCACAGACAATAATAAtacagaggaagaagaggacatGGCCAGTTGTTTGATTCTTCTTGCACAAGGATCTCATGATCATAACCGTAAATCATCGCCTCAAattgcaacaacaacaactagcGATGTCAAATTCCGTTTCGGTTTAGAAGCTTATCAGTGCAAGACGTGTGATCGGTGCTTTTCTTCGTTTCAAGCGCTGGGAGGACACAGAGCCAGTCACAAGAAACACAAGGCAGAAGACAAGAAAGTTTGCGCGGAAAATCAATTTAACAACAAGAAGATGAACATGAGAACGAGTCTTTCGCTCCAAACATGGAAGTCTAATGGTAAGGTTCATGAGTGTTCGGTGTGTGGTGCGGAGTTTTCGTCTGGACAGGCGTTAGGGGGTCACATGAGGCGTCACAGGACGATTGTGAATGGCGGCGGCGGCGATGGTGGTGGTTCAGGGCCGTCTACTACATTGAGTTTGGATTCAAGTAGTCACGAGATGGAGTCTCGAGAATTAgcaaagaaaccaagaaaaactagTATCACTAATCTTCAATTGGATCTTAATCTTCCTGCTGCTGCGGCGGAAGATATTGATCCTGATGATTTCCGATTCGGATCGGAAGAACAAGTTATTGTGTTCTCTGCATCTCCTTTGGTTGATTGTCATTACTGA
- the LOC120012995 gene encoding ras-related protein RABC2a-like, which translates to MGSSSGQSSGYDLSFKILLIGDSGVGKSSLLVSFISSSVEDLAPTIGVDFKIKLLTVREKKLKLTIWDTAGQERFRTLTSSYYRGAQGIILVYDVNRRETFTNLFDVWAKEVDLNSTNQDCVKMLVGNKIDKDSEKAVSREEGMALAKELGCLFLECSAKTRENVEQCFEELALKMMEVPSLLEEGSTSGKRNILKQKPENQTPTGVGGGGCCS; encoded by the exons atgGGTTCTTCTTCAGGGCAAAGCAGTGGCTACGATCTCTCCTTCAAGATCTTGTTGATTGGGGATTCTGGTGTGGGCAAAAGTAGTCTTCTTGTCAGCTTCATTTCCAGTTCTGTTGAGGATCTCGCACCCACCATTG GCGTGGATTTCAAAATTAAGTTGCTGACAGTCCGtgagaagaaattgaagttGACAATATGGGATACAG CTGGACAGGAGCGGTTCAGAACATTGACGAGCTCTTATTACCGAGGTGCCCAAGGAATTATTCTTG TTTATGACGTGAATCGAAGAGAAACCTTTACAAATTTGTTCGACGTGTGGGCTAAAGAAGTGGACCTCAACTCTACGAATCAGGACTGTGTCAAGATGCTTGTTGGAAATAAAATTGATAAA GACTCTGAGAAGGCTGTAAGCAGAGAAGAGGGAATGGCTTTGGCGAAAGAGCTTGGATGTTTATTTCTTGAATGCAGTGCAAAAACCAGAGAAAATGTGGAGCAATGCTTTGAAGAGCTCGCCCTGAAG ATGATGGAGGTTCCTAGTCTTTTGGAAGAAGGATCTACTTCTGGGAAAAGAAACATTTTAAAGCAGAAACCAGAAAACCAGACACCTACCGGTGTTGGGGGCGGCGGATGTTGCTCTTGA
- the LOC120012999 gene encoding ras-related protein RAB1BV-like isoform X2 gives MAATQTRARADYDHLIKLLLIGDSGVGKSCLLLRFSDDSFTTSFITTIGIDFKIRTVELDGKRIKLQIWDTAGQERFRTITTAYYRGAMGILLVYDVTDEASFNNIRNWIRNIEQHASDNVNKILVGNKADMDESRRAVPTSRGQALADEYGIKFFETSRVQKQISMWSRFSSPSLET, from the exons ATGGCGGCTACGCAGACTAGAGCTCGTGCCGATTATGATCACCTTATCAAGCTTCTTCTCATCGGCGATAGCG GGGTAGGAAAAAGCTGTCTGCTATTACGCTTCTCAGATGATTCTTTCACAACAAGTTTCATTACTACCATTGG GATTGATTTCAAGATTAGGACAGTTGAGCTTGATGGGAAGCGCATCAAGCTGCAAATATGGGATACTGCTGGCCAAGAGCGTTTTCGGACAATTACTACTG CTTATTACAGGGGAGCAATGGGCATATTGCTAGTCTATGACGTAACGGACGAGGCATCCTTCAATA ACATCAGGAACTGGATCAGGAATATCGAGCAGCATGCATCTGATAATGTCAATAAGATATTGGTCGGTAACAAAGCTGACATGGATGAAAGCAGGAGG GCTGTCCCAACATCAAGAGGCCAGGCATTAGCTGATGAATATGGtatcaaattttttgaaact AGCAGAGTGCAAAAACAAATTTCAATGTGGAGCAGGTTTTCTTCACCATCGCTAGAGACATAA